In Bordetella holmesii ATCC 51541, the following proteins share a genomic window:
- the hemN gene encoding oxygen-independent coproporphyrinogen III oxidase: protein MTRHHERAARYLAALAREMAMQAALLANKATITQLHFGGGTPTFLSDAELTRLMDDIRRYFHLSSQAEISIEIDPRTVDAQRLDHLAQLGFNRLSYGVQDFDPAVQQAIHRIQPYESVRDLMLAARDVGFASVNVDLIYGLPRQTAASFARTVEQVNALRPDRIALYAYAHLPTRFKPQRRIVGEDLPDPATRVALLAGAIKGFMDQGYIYIGMDHFALPADSLARACAQGSLHRNFQGYTTEPDRDLLGIGVSAISQLGRVYSQNHKDIDAYYEAIDAQVLPVERGLSCSDDDLWRRRIIMDIMCRGHLDLAAASGQDDPERVFARELPQLRQLQAMGLLQLADGCLTVMEQGWFFVRAIAMVFDAHLRTAATPPGFSRIA from the coding sequence GTGACCCGACACCATGAGCGTGCCGCTCGTTATCTGGCCGCACTAGCGCGCGAGATGGCCATGCAGGCTGCGTTACTGGCTAACAAGGCGACGATTACGCAATTGCATTTTGGTGGCGGAACTCCGACGTTTCTGTCCGATGCAGAGCTGACGCGTTTGATGGACGACATCCGGCGTTATTTTCATCTGTCGAGCCAGGCCGAGATTTCCATCGAGATCGATCCTCGTACTGTCGATGCCCAGCGTCTGGACCATCTGGCGCAGTTGGGATTTAATCGTCTGAGCTATGGGGTGCAGGACTTCGATCCCGCCGTGCAGCAGGCTATTCATCGCATCCAGCCCTACGAGTCGGTGCGCGACTTGATGCTCGCCGCCAGAGATGTCGGCTTTGCGTCTGTCAATGTGGATCTGATTTACGGTTTGCCGCGGCAAACGGCCGCCTCGTTTGCCCGCACGGTAGAGCAGGTGAACGCACTGCGTCCGGACCGTATTGCCCTGTATGCGTACGCGCATCTGCCCACGCGGTTCAAGCCGCAACGACGCATCGTGGGCGAGGATCTTCCCGATCCTGCGACTCGGGTGGCGTTGTTGGCCGGCGCGATCAAAGGCTTCATGGACCAGGGTTACATTTATATTGGCATGGACCACTTCGCCTTGCCGGCAGACAGCCTGGCCCGCGCATGCGCCCAAGGCAGTTTGCACCGTAATTTCCAGGGCTACACGACGGAGCCAGACCGCGACCTGCTGGGGATAGGCGTGTCGGCCATCAGCCAACTGGGGCGCGTGTACAGCCAGAATCACAAGGATATCGACGCGTATTACGAGGCCATCGATGCCCAGGTGTTGCCTGTTGAGCGTGGGCTGAGTTGTTCGGACGATGATCTGTGGCGCCGTCGGATCATCATGGACATTATGTGCCGGGGCCATCTGGACCTGGCTGCCGCCAGTGGCCAGGATGATCCCGAGCGGGTTTTTGCTCGTGAGTTGCCGCAATTGCGCCAACTGCAGGCCATGGGGTTGCTGCAGTTGGCCGATGGCTGCCTGACCGTAATGGAGCAAGGCTGGTTTTTCGTGCGGGCGATAGCCATGGTGTTCGATGCCCATTTGCGTACAGCGGCCACGCCACCGGGCTTCTCGCGCATTGCGTGA
- a CDS encoding bacterial regulatory s, luxR family protein, producing the protein MSNNISHLPGQDRPEDAADPGYGVRRYMLLSRPSHKIRVAILDDHPAITLGLAAYLRNQTDLEVRCVETKADALAKTLKQNPCDVAVVDFYLPRQPWDGMDFIRRLRRQHPEMAIVTFSAGKNSETEFAAYRAGANAYLPKEASVETLVEVIRQTAADRRQFLGWKDGRSQITEPAHPDSQLTTAELEVLRQISQGLSVTQVASRLLRSKKTISTHKRRAMKKLGLADDLALALYLNEKFEQNICG; encoded by the coding sequence ATGTCGAACAACATCTCCCACCTTCCCGGCCAAGATAGACCGGAAGACGCGGCCGATCCGGGCTACGGCGTGCGGCGTTACATGCTGCTGTCCCGGCCCAGTCATAAGATCCGTGTCGCCATCCTCGATGACCATCCTGCCATCACGCTGGGACTGGCCGCCTACCTACGCAACCAGACCGATCTGGAAGTCCGATGCGTCGAAACCAAAGCCGACGCGCTAGCCAAGACCTTGAAGCAGAACCCCTGCGATGTCGCCGTGGTCGATTTCTATCTGCCGCGACAGCCATGGGATGGCATGGACTTCATTCGCCGTCTGCGGCGCCAGCACCCTGAAATGGCCATTGTCACCTTCTCTGCCGGCAAAAACAGCGAAACCGAATTCGCCGCCTACCGCGCAGGCGCCAACGCCTATCTACCCAAAGAGGCCTCGGTTGAGACGCTGGTGGAGGTCATTCGCCAGACAGCCGCCGATCGTCGCCAATTCCTGGGTTGGAAGGACGGCCGTTCGCAGATTACCGAGCCTGCCCACCCGGACTCTCAACTCACCACTGCCGAACTTGAGGTGCTGCGCCAAATTTCGCAGGGATTGTCGGTCACCCAGGTAGCCTCACGCCTTCTGCGCAGCAAGAAGACCATCAGCACGCACAAGCGTCGTGCGATGAAAAAACTCGGCTTGGCAGACGACCTCGCGCTGGCGCTCTATCTGAATGAAAAGTTCGAGCAGAACATCTGCGGCTGA